The genomic region GGGCGAGACGTCTCGGGGAAGCGGGGACCGGTGATGGGTACTTCCACGGTGGGCGCCGCCCCGGGTTACCGGCCGTCGGCGACGCTGCCGTTCGCCGCCGAGTTCCGCCGGCAGGCCGCCCGGCGGCGTACCCAGCTGGCGCTCGGGTTCATGGTGCTGCTGCCGCTGATCATCCTGATCGCGTTCCAGTTCGACTCGGGTGGCGACGACGACAACGGGCGCGGTGAGTTCGCGAGCCTCATCGAGTTCGCCACGTCGGGAGGGTTGAACTTCACCCTGTTCACGATCTTCGTCTCGGCGTCGTTCCTGCTGGTCGTGGTGGTGGCGCTCTTCTTCGGCGACACGGTGGCCAGCGAGGCGAGCTGGGGCAGCCTGCGCTACCTGCTCGCCGTGCCGGTGCCCCGGGCCCGGCTGCTCACGGTGAAGCTGCTGGTCGCGTTGGCGTACTCGGGGCTGGCGTTGCTGCTGCTCGCCGGCACCGCCCTGCTCGCCGGCACGCTCCGCTACGGGTGGTCGCCGCTGCGCAGCACCGTCGCCGCCGAGCTGCCGCCGGGGGAGGGCCTGCTCCGGCTGCTGGCCGTGGTCGGCTACCTGGCGATCGTCCTGCTGGTGGTGGCCGGCCTCGCGTTCCTGCTCTCGGTGAGCACGGACGCCGCGCTCGGCGCGGTCGGCGGAGCCGTGCTGCTCTGGATCCTCTCCAGCATCCTGGACCAGATCACCGCGCTCGGCGCGCTGCGCGCCTTCCTGCCGACCCACTTCAGCACCGCCTGGCTGGGCCTGCTCTCGACTCCGGTGCAGACCGA from Micromonospora sp. WMMD812 harbors:
- a CDS encoding ABC transporter permease subunit, whose amino-acid sequence is MGTSTVGAAPGYRPSATLPFAAEFRRQAARRRTQLALGFMVLLPLIILIAFQFDSGGDDDNGRGEFASLIEFATSGGLNFTLFTIFVSASFLLVVVVALFFGDTVASEASWGSLRYLLAVPVPRARLLTVKLLVALAYSGLALLLLAGTALLAGTLRYGWSPLRSTVAAELPPGEGLLRLLAVVGYLAIVLLVVAGLAFLLSVSTDAALGAVGGAVLLWILSSILDQITALGALRAFLPTHFSTAWLGLLSTPVQTDDVVRGTISAVSYATLFWALAYWRFTRKDVTS